Proteins from a genomic interval of Pseudomonas paeninsulae:
- a CDS encoding autotransporter assembly complex protein TamA, which translates to MRTFPTYCAGLALFLLGSSVLAEARLVVRVQPANAALKANVEGYIGGLGERDLDALQRFSRVAEAQAEKAAQALGYYQAQIVSEVSEGDPLRLTIRITPGEPVRLREVILRIDGPANQLREFRLPSGSGLKAGAVLNHGRYDAAKRQIQNQASRYGFFAGRFTHQRLSIDPRAGVADIELIYDSGPRYQLGAVSFAGDAPFDEQLLQRMVPFAAESPYDSELIAELYQALRSSGYFESVSVDANPNAAEQQRIPVSVQLQTRKPRSMGLGLGFSTDVGPRGRANWTRHWVNPQGHSYGAEMELSAPRQNVGLWYDVPGDPPLTDKLRYAGGYQYQELADTDSLSRLLTLGPEWHSKLDSGWQRVISLKWQHEQYQLGDDSGLSTLLMPGISYAYLHSDNQVDPQHGYRLQFDLSAAKRGLLSDADVLHGTVLLKGLTTLADKHRLLGRVQFGGTESGGFAAVPPSLRFFAGGDQSVRGYDYQSLSPENAQGDKIGGRYLFAASAEYQYSVAERWRVATFVDQGNTFNSLDFPSLKSAVGIGLRWVSPVGPLRLDLAHPLDDPGGVRVHFSMGPEL; encoded by the coding sequence ATGAGAACGTTTCCCACATATTGCGCCGGATTGGCGTTGTTCCTGCTCGGCTCGTCGGTACTGGCGGAGGCGCGCTTGGTGGTCAGGGTGCAGCCGGCCAATGCCGCGCTCAAGGCGAACGTGGAAGGCTATATCGGCGGCCTGGGCGAGCGCGACCTCGATGCCTTGCAGCGTTTTAGCCGGGTGGCCGAGGCACAGGCGGAAAAAGCTGCGCAGGCCCTGGGTTACTACCAGGCGCAGATCGTCAGCGAGGTCAGTGAAGGCGATCCATTGCGCCTGACCATCCGCATCACTCCCGGCGAACCGGTCAGGCTGCGTGAGGTGATCCTGCGCATCGACGGGCCGGCCAACCAGTTGCGCGAATTTCGCCTGCCTAGCGGCTCCGGACTCAAAGCCGGCGCGGTACTCAATCATGGCCGGTACGACGCGGCCAAGCGGCAGATCCAGAACCAGGCCTCGCGCTATGGTTTTTTCGCGGGGCGCTTCACTCATCAACGCCTGAGTATCGATCCGCGTGCCGGGGTTGCCGACATCGAACTGATCTACGACAGTGGTCCGCGCTACCAGTTGGGTGCAGTGAGTTTCGCGGGCGATGCTCCGTTTGATGAGCAACTGCTGCAACGCATGGTGCCGTTTGCCGCCGAGTCACCCTATGACTCCGAACTGATCGCCGAGCTGTACCAGGCGCTGCGTTCCAGTGGTTATTTCGAGTCGGTGAGCGTCGATGCCAATCCGAACGCCGCCGAGCAGCAGCGGATTCCGGTGAGTGTTCAGTTGCAAACGCGCAAGCCACGCAGCATGGGGCTGGGGCTGGGTTTTTCCACCGATGTCGGTCCGCGTGGGCGCGCCAACTGGACACGTCATTGGGTCAATCCACAGGGCCACAGCTACGGCGCCGAGATGGAGTTGTCGGCGCCGCGGCAGAACGTCGGCCTGTGGTACGACGTGCCCGGTGATCCACCCCTGACCGACAAACTGCGCTACGCCGGCGGTTACCAGTATCAGGAACTGGCCGACACCGACAGCCTCAGCCGCCTGCTGACCCTGGGGCCGGAGTGGCACAGCAAGCTGGACAGTGGCTGGCAGCGGGTTATCTCGCTGAAGTGGCAACATGAGCAATACCAGCTCGGCGATGATTCCGGGCTGAGTACCTTGCTGATGCCCGGCATCAGCTATGCCTACCTGCACAGCGACAATCAGGTCGATCCGCAGCATGGATATCGCCTGCAATTCGATCTGTCGGCGGCCAAACGCGGCTTACTCTCCGATGCCGACGTGCTGCACGGCACTGTCCTGCTCAAAGGCTTGACCACCCTGGCGGACAAGCATCGCCTACTCGGGCGGGTGCAGTTCGGTGGTACCGAATCCGGCGGGTTTGCCGCGGTGCCGCCATCGCTCAGGTTCTTCGCTGGCGGCGATCAGAGCGTGCGCGGTTACGACTACCAGAGCCTGTCACCGGAAAACGCCCAGGGCGATAAAATCGGCGGCCGCTATCTGTTCGCCGCCAGCGCCGAGTACCAGTACAGCGTGGCCGAGCGCTGGCGCGTGGCGACCTTTGTCGACCAGGGCAACACCTTCAACTCGCTGGACTTTCCCTCCTTGAAAAGCGCCGTCGGCATCGGCCTGCGTTGGGTCTCACCGGTCGGTCCGCTGCGCCTCGACCTGGCTCATCCGCTGGATGACCCGGGCGGTGTGCGGGTGCATTTCTCCATGGGGCCGGAACTGTGA
- the xthA gene encoding exodeoxyribonuclease III, with amino-acid sequence MKIVSFNINGLRARPHQLAALIEKHQPDVIGLQEIKVSDEQFPEAEIRQLGYHVHYHGQKSHYGVALLSRQEPLALHKGFPDDDEDSQRRFIYGTFADAQGNPVTVMNGYFPQGESRAHPTKFPAKQRFYADLQQLLLSQFQPEQALVVMGDINISPQDCDIGIGEENRKRWLRSGKCSFLPEEREWLASLKDWGLVDSFRHLNPTVNDRFSWFDYRSRGFEDEPKRGLRIDVILASLPLQSRFKDAGIDYELRSMEKPSDHAPIWLELS; translated from the coding sequence ATGAAGATCGTCTCCTTCAATATCAACGGCCTGCGCGCACGCCCCCATCAATTGGCGGCCTTGATCGAGAAACACCAGCCTGACGTGATCGGTTTGCAGGAAATCAAAGTATCCGACGAGCAATTCCCCGAAGCGGAAATTCGCCAACTCGGCTACCACGTGCACTACCACGGCCAGAAAAGCCATTACGGCGTCGCCTTGCTTTCGCGCCAGGAACCCCTGGCGCTACACAAGGGCTTCCCCGACGATGACGAGGACAGCCAGCGGCGCTTTATCTATGGCACCTTCGCCGATGCCCAAGGCAATCCGGTAACCGTAATGAACGGTTATTTCCCGCAAGGCGAAAGTCGCGCCCACCCGACCAAGTTCCCCGCCAAACAACGCTTCTACGCCGACCTGCAGCAGCTCTTGCTCAGCCAGTTCCAGCCAGAACAAGCGCTTGTGGTAATGGGTGATATCAATATTTCACCGCAAGACTGCGACATCGGCATTGGCGAAGAAAACCGCAAACGCTGGCTCAGAAGCGGAAAGTGCAGCTTTCTGCCAGAAGAGCGCGAGTGGCTGGCCAGCCTGAAGGACTGGGGCCTGGTCGACAGCTTCCGCCACCTCAACCCCACGGTGAATGATCGATTCAGCTGGTTCGACTACCGCAGTCGCGGTTTCGAGGATGAGCCCAAACGCGGCCTGCGCATCGATGTGATCCTGGCCTCGCTCCCCCTACAATCGCGCTTCAAGGATGCAGGAATCGACTACGAGTTGCGCAGCATGGAAAAACCCTCGGATCATGCGCCGATCTGGCTGGAACTGAGTTGA
- a CDS encoding GNAT family N-acetyltransferase has protein sequence MPNSPAEVRMLDSGYAREARSLLYHAYRHEPTFSYLFEAERPGYDQRVRATVRELVQQHFSEDLPAIGLLIDDRLIGMALIAPPQRRLDITESWNWRMRMLLTTGFRCTKRYLAYHDAILACLPPGPYHVLPLIGVHPEFQGKHLGEQLLEALHNWCAEDAGSLGVVLDTGNPHYLDFYKRHGYEEIGEVAVGPIIEHVFFHPNPQQAVKASA, from the coding sequence ATGCCGAACAGTCCTGCTGAAGTCCGAATGCTTGATAGCGGCTATGCCCGCGAAGCGCGTTCGCTGCTGTACCACGCCTATCGCCATGAACCGACCTTTTCTTACCTGTTCGAAGCCGAACGCCCTGGTTATGACCAGCGTGTGCGCGCCACCGTTCGCGAGTTGGTGCAGCAACATTTCAGCGAGGATCTGCCGGCGATTGGTCTACTGATCGATGACCGCCTGATCGGCATGGCGCTGATCGCACCACCCCAGCGCCGGCTGGATATCACCGAGAGCTGGAACTGGCGTATGCGCATGCTGCTGACCACCGGTTTTCGCTGTACCAAACGATATTTGGCCTATCACGATGCCATTCTGGCCTGCCTGCCGCCTGGGCCTTACCACGTGCTGCCATTGATTGGCGTACACCCCGAGTTCCAGGGCAAGCACCTCGGCGAGCAGTTGCTCGAAGCGTTGCACAACTGGTGTGCCGAGGATGCAGGCTCGCTCGGCGTGGTGCTGGACACCGGTAATCCGCACTACCTGGACTTCTACAAGCGTCATGGCTACGAAGAAATTGGTGAAGTGGCGGTTGGGCCGATCATCGAACACGTGTTCTTCCATCCCAACCCGCAACAGGCCGTCAAAGCCAGCGCTTGA
- a CDS encoding translocation/assembly module TamB domain-containing protein, with product MRSGLKYSLYALLGALLMLVLTLTWILASNTGSRWALARVAGLQVSNFTGQLGGQWRAEQLRWQQGERLVDIRLAEVAWSPLCLLRMTLCVERLQVERIELLLPPGEEEGDAPLHLPQLQLPLALELGEVQIGSVQLNGDEQLQGLHLAARWTSTGVQLDSLRLQRGDFALDLSGQLQPSGDWPLSLVGKVKLPAPEQQDWQLAVQIVGDLQQSLQVSADSTGYLNGRLHGDVQPLADNVPASLQLHADGFKASSELADTLRLNKITLNASGDLADGYHVSGNAELPGEGEPLALTLQGLVKADGAQIASLTLGASAEQQLRLSGQLDWREGFGLDSSFDWQDFPWRRLYPDLAQPAVALHRLSGELSYRDGNYLGHFAAELDGPAGAFTLASPLSGDVQQLQLPDLQLRAGQGRADGQLTLGFADGLRWDARLQLHELDPAYWLAELPGTLGGPLHSQGELKDQQLSLNAQIDLDGRLRGQPAQLQAQVTGAGQRWGLQRLALRLGDNRIDGSAELDQRLSGQLRLKLPRLGQLWPQLQGQLEGQLDLAGSLQAPQGQLTLQGQRLAYSDQRLQRLQLDASLDSGQHARVELDAQGITLGETELGRLTASGQGDQRQQRLQLKLAGPLLQSALALDGRLDQGAWRGRLSSGEVQSGGQDWRLQQPAALVRLANGQISLAAHCWRSGAASLCGEDQRLQPEPKLRYRLRDFPLDSLAQWFPKDFAWQGKLNAEVQLDMPAAGPSGQVVLDAGSGTWRIRDRGQWLDFTYDSLRLESQLRAQQIDTRLNLRGPKIGELSLQARLDPRPASKPLTGDFRLTGLDLALARPFLPMVEHLAGRLDGSGSLSGSLLAPQIDGRLQLSGGELSGGQLPVTVEALQVDARIAGESLQLSGGWRSGERGQVSLVGELSWRDGLLGELRLRGSGLPVNIEPYAQLEVEPDLTLRIAAEQLSIAGKVLIPRGKIVIRELPPSTVKVSEDAVIVGSASNKQQPVAIAMDIDVEVGQERLSFSGFGLNADLAGRVHVGNDLDTRGELSLNNGRYRAYGQRLTIRRARLLFAGPIDQPYLDVEAIRRVDSMVAGLRLSGNAEQPTTEVFSEPAMSQQQALSYLVLGRPLGQSSGDNNMLAQAALAMGLAGSASVTGSVAQVLGITDFQLDSQGSGISTSVVASGSLSERLSLRYGIGVFEPANTIALRYELSKRLYLEAASGLASSLDLFYRRDF from the coding sequence GTGAGGAGCGGGCTCAAATACAGCCTCTATGCTTTGCTCGGCGCCCTGCTGATGCTGGTGTTGACGCTGACCTGGATACTCGCCAGCAATACCGGCAGCCGCTGGGCGTTGGCCCGGGTTGCGGGTTTGCAGGTGAGCAATTTCACTGGCCAGTTGGGCGGGCAGTGGCGCGCCGAGCAGTTGCGCTGGCAGCAAGGCGAGCGGCTGGTGGACATCCGCCTGGCCGAGGTGGCTTGGTCGCCGCTCTGCTTGCTGCGTATGACCCTGTGCGTCGAGCGGCTGCAGGTCGAGCGCATCGAGCTGCTGTTGCCGCCTGGCGAGGAGGAGGGCGACGCGCCCTTGCATTTGCCGCAGTTGCAGCTGCCTTTGGCCCTGGAGTTGGGTGAGGTGCAGATCGGCAGCGTGCAACTCAATGGCGATGAACAGCTGCAAGGCCTGCATCTGGCGGCACGCTGGACCAGCACCGGTGTGCAGCTCGACAGTCTGCGCCTGCAGCGCGGCGACTTTGCCCTGGACCTGAGCGGCCAATTGCAGCCCAGCGGTGACTGGCCATTGAGTCTCGTTGGCAAGGTGAAACTACCGGCGCCCGAGCAACAGGACTGGCAGCTTGCCGTACAGATTGTCGGTGATCTGCAGCAAAGCCTGCAGGTCAGCGCCGATAGCACGGGCTACCTGAATGGCCGTTTGCACGGCGACGTGCAGCCGCTGGCGGATAACGTCCCGGCCAGCCTGCAGTTGCACGCCGACGGCTTCAAGGCCAGCAGCGAGCTGGCGGATACTCTGCGCCTGAACAAGATAACGCTGAATGCCAGCGGCGATCTGGCCGACGGTTACCACGTCAGTGGCAACGCCGAGTTGCCGGGCGAGGGCGAGCCACTGGCGCTGACCCTGCAAGGGCTGGTGAAGGCTGATGGTGCCCAGATTGCTAGCTTGACGCTAGGCGCCAGCGCCGAGCAGCAGCTGCGCCTCAGTGGCCAGTTGGACTGGCGCGAGGGGTTTGGCCTGGACAGCAGTTTCGACTGGCAGGATTTTCCCTGGCGCCGACTGTATCCCGATCTTGCACAACCTGCGGTGGCATTGCACCGCCTGAGCGGTGAGCTGAGCTATCGCGACGGCAACTACCTGGGCCACTTCGCCGCCGAGCTGGATGGCCCGGCCGGGGCTTTCACTCTGGCGAGTCCGCTCAGTGGTGATGTGCAGCAGCTACAACTGCCCGATCTGCAGCTGCGCGCAGGTCAGGGCCGGGCCGATGGCCAGCTGACCCTGGGTTTTGCCGATGGCCTGCGCTGGGATGCGCGCTTGCAACTGCATGAGTTGGATCCGGCCTACTGGCTGGCAGAACTGCCGGGCACTCTGGGCGGACCGCTGCATAGCCAGGGCGAGCTGAAGGATCAGCAACTGAGCCTGAATGCGCAAATCGACCTCGACGGCCGGTTGCGTGGCCAGCCGGCGCAGTTGCAGGCTCAGGTCACAGGGGCCGGGCAGCGCTGGGGGCTGCAGCGATTGGCGCTGCGCCTGGGCGACAATCGCATCGACGGCAGTGCTGAGCTGGATCAGCGCCTGAGCGGGCAATTGCGCCTGAAACTACCGCGCCTGGGCCAGCTATGGCCGCAGTTGCAGGGGCAACTCGAGGGCCAACTCGACCTGGCCGGCAGCCTGCAGGCGCCCCAAGGCCAGCTGACCCTACAGGGTCAGCGCCTGGCATACAGCGACCAGCGCCTGCAGCGCCTTCAGCTCGATGCCAGTCTCGATAGCGGCCAGCACGCGCGGGTCGAACTGGATGCCCAAGGCATTACCCTGGGCGAGACCGAACTGGGCCGGCTGACGGCCAGCGGGCAGGGTGATCAGCGTCAGCAACGCCTGCAGCTCAAGCTCGCGGGCCCCTTGCTGCAGAGCGCCTTGGCCCTCGATGGACGTCTGGATCAAGGTGCCTGGCGCGGACGCCTGAGCAGCGGCGAGGTACAAAGCGGCGGTCAGGATTGGCGTTTGCAGCAACCCGCCGCCCTGGTGCGCTTGGCCAACGGCCAGATCAGCCTCGCGGCGCACTGCTGGCGTTCCGGCGCGGCCAGCCTGTGTGGCGAGGATCAACGTCTGCAGCCTGAGCCCAAGCTGCGCTATCGTCTGCGCGATTTTCCCCTCGACAGCCTGGCCCAATGGTTTCCCAAGGACTTCGCCTGGCAAGGCAAGCTGAATGCCGAGGTGCAGCTCGACATGCCGGCGGCAGGGCCGAGCGGACAGGTAGTGCTGGATGCCGGCAGCGGCACCTGGCGCATCCGCGACCGGGGCCAATGGCTGGACTTTACCTATGACAGCCTGCGTCTGGAGAGCCAGTTGCGGGCGCAGCAAATCGATACGCGGCTGAATTTGCGGGGGCCGAAAATCGGTGAATTGTCCCTGCAAGCCCGTCTCGATCCGCGTCCGGCGAGTAAACCATTGACCGGCGATTTCCGCCTGACGGGCCTTGATCTGGCTCTGGCGCGCCCGTTCCTGCCGATGGTCGAGCATCTGGCTGGGCGGCTCGACGGCAGTGGCAGCCTGTCCGGCAGCTTGCTGGCGCCGCAAATCGATGGTCGCTTGCAACTCAGTGGGGGCGAACTGTCCGGCGGTCAATTGCCCGTGACGGTCGAGGCGTTGCAGGTGGACGCGCGGATTGCCGGGGAAAGCCTGCAACTCAGCGGTGGCTGGCGCAGTGGCGAACGTGGGCAGGTCAGTCTGGTCGGCGAGTTGTCCTGGCGCGATGGGCTGCTCGGGGAATTGCGCCTGCGTGGTAGTGGTCTGCCGGTCAATATCGAGCCCTATGCGCAGCTGGAGGTCGAACCGGATCTCACCCTGCGCATCGCTGCCGAGCAACTGTCCATCGCCGGCAAGGTGCTGATCCCGCGCGGCAAGATTGTCATCCGCGAGTTGCCGCCGTCGACGGTCAAGGTTTCGGAGGATGCGGTGATCGTCGGCAGTGCAAGCAATAAGCAGCAGCCGGTGGCGATCGCCATGGATATCGATGTCGAGGTGGGGCAGGAGCGCCTGAGCTTCAGTGGTTTTGGCCTCAATGCCGATCTGGCCGGACGCGTGCATGTCGGTAATGACCTCGACACCCGCGGCGAGCTGAGCCTGAACAACGGCCGTTATCGTGCTTATGGCCAGCGCTTGACCATTCGTCGCGCACGTTTGCTGTTCGCCGGGCCGATCGACCAGCCCTATCTGGATGTCGAGGCGATTCGTCGGGTCGATTCGATGGTCGCCGGTTTGCGCCTGAGCGGCAATGCCGAACAGCCCACCACCGAGGTGTTTTCCGAGCCGGCCATGAGTCAGCAGCAGGCGCTGTCGTACCTGGTGCTCGGCCGGCCGCTGGGGCAAAGCAGCGGCGACAACAACATGCTGGCCCAGGCGGCGCTCGCCATGGGTTTAGCCGGTAGCGCCTCGGTGACCGGCAGCGTGGCGCAGGTGCTGGGCATCACTGATTTCCAACTGGACAGCCAGGGCAGTGGCATCAGCACCAGTGTGGTGGCCAGCGGCAGCCTGTCGGAGCGCCTGAGCTTGCGCTATGGGATCGGCGTGTTCGAACCGGCAAATACCATCGCATTGCGCTATGAACTGAGCAAGCGCCTCTATCTTGAGGCTGCCAGCGGCCTGGCCAGTTCTCTTGACCTGTTCTATAGGCGCGATTTTTAG
- a CDS encoding phosphate ABC transporter substrate-binding/OmpA family protein produces the protein MPRALPACNQPTWSRTCTVLLLGFICYALPWPVFAALPIPADNSSALRIQGSNTIGATLGPALVRGLLEAQGLNAIRIEAGSVDNEQKIIGTSNDGRRVTIEVAAHGSSTGFTALQNGSADLAASSRPIKDREASALVALGDLQSRDAEQIIAIDGLAIILHPSNPLGALRIDQLARIFSGELQDWAQLGGNSGPIKLYARDDNSGTYDTFKELVLSTNGATLAASAPRFESSEALSDAVSQDPNGIGFIGLPYIRQAKAVAIAAGKSQAMLPSVTLIATEDYPLSRRLFLYNQPDVSNPWAKALISFAHSPRGQAIVAQSGFIAQTVRAIKVAPDSAMPEAYQTLAREAQRLSVNFRFQQGSAALDNKAQRDLERLLAYLSAQDKLQHKVVLVGFGDPKADPARAELLSKLRAMAVRRELAKRGVIFHEIIGLGDELPVAANNVDEGRIKNRRVEVWVY, from the coding sequence ATACCGCGCGCCCTGCCTGCTTGTAATCAGCCAACCTGGAGCAGGACCTGCACCGTCCTGCTGCTCGGTTTTATCTGCTATGCCCTGCCCTGGCCTGTATTCGCCGCCCTGCCGATCCCCGCTGACAACAGCAGCGCCCTGCGTATCCAGGGCTCCAACACCATCGGTGCGACCCTTGGCCCGGCGCTGGTCAGAGGCCTGCTCGAAGCACAGGGGCTGAACGCGATACGCATCGAGGCCGGCAGCGTCGACAACGAACAGAAGATCATCGGCACCAGCAACGACGGTCGCCGCGTGACCATAGAAGTCGCCGCCCATGGCTCCAGCACCGGCTTCACCGCCTTGCAGAATGGCAGCGCCGACCTGGCCGCCTCCTCGCGCCCGATCAAAGACCGCGAGGCCAGCGCCTTGGTGGCCCTGGGCGACCTGCAAAGCCGCGATGCCGAACAGATCATCGCCATCGATGGCCTGGCGATCATCCTCCACCCGAGCAACCCGCTCGGGGCTTTGCGCATCGATCAGTTGGCGCGGATATTCTCTGGCGAGCTGCAGGACTGGGCGCAGCTTGGCGGTAACAGTGGGCCGATCAAGCTGTATGCGCGCGATGACAACTCGGGCACCTACGACACCTTCAAGGAACTGGTGCTGAGTACCAACGGCGCAACCCTGGCGGCCAGCGCGCCGCGCTTCGAGTCCAGCGAAGCACTGTCCGACGCGGTCAGCCAAGATCCGAACGGCATCGGCTTTATCGGCCTGCCTTATATTCGCCAGGCCAAGGCCGTGGCCATCGCCGCCGGCAAGTCGCAAGCCATGCTGCCCAGCGTGACCCTGATCGCCACCGAGGACTACCCGCTGTCGCGGCGACTGTTTCTCTATAACCAACCGGACGTGTCCAATCCCTGGGCCAAGGCGCTGATCAGTTTTGCCCATAGTCCGCGCGGGCAGGCCATAGTCGCGCAAAGCGGCTTTATCGCGCAGACCGTGCGAGCGATAAAGGTCGCCCCTGACAGCGCCATGCCCGAGGCCTATCAGACCCTGGCCCGTGAGGCGCAACGCCTGTCGGTGAACTTCCGCTTCCAGCAAGGTAGCGCCGCGCTGGACAACAAGGCCCAGCGCGACCTGGAACGGCTACTCGCCTACCTGAGTGCCCAGGACAAACTGCAGCACAAGGTAGTGCTGGTAGGCTTCGGCGACCCCAAGGCCGATCCGGCCAGGGCCGAGTTGCTGTCAAAACTGCGGGCCATGGCGGTGCGCCGCGAACTGGCTAAGCGCGGGGTGATATTTCACGAGATTATCGGGCTCGGCGACGAGCTGCCGGTGGCCGCCAACAACGTCGATGAGGGACGGATCAAGAACCGCCGTGTCGAGGTCTGGGTGTATTGA
- a CDS encoding TerC family protein — translation MNTLQALFTAPFLGTPTWFWLAFIAVVLALLVFDLGVLHRDQHAIEMRESLLLYSGYFAAGLLFGGWIWGQLGAGKALEFYTGFLVEQSLSMDNVFVMAMILGFFGIPRRYQHRVLFWGILGVIVLRAIMIGLGTALVQRFDWVLYVFGAFLLLTGIKMLFSREVEHPDLAQNPVLKFLRRHIRVTDELHGGRFLVRLRDPASGQLLRYATPLLLALVLIELADLVFAVDSVPAVFAITQDPFIVYTSNIFAILGLRALYFALAALMHRFIYLKYALALVLIFIGGKIFLHGFIGKIPALVSLSVTFGLLAGGVMLSLLKTRNHPAKDRPTH, via the coding sequence ATGAACACTCTGCAGGCTTTGTTTACCGCCCCCTTTCTTGGCACACCTACCTGGTTCTGGCTGGCCTTTATCGCCGTTGTCCTGGCGCTGCTGGTGTTCGACCTCGGCGTACTCCACCGCGACCAGCATGCAATTGAAATGCGCGAGAGCCTGCTGCTGTACAGCGGCTATTTCGCCGCGGGTTTGCTGTTCGGCGGCTGGATCTGGGGGCAACTCGGGGCGGGCAAGGCGCTGGAGTTCTACACCGGCTTTCTGGTCGAGCAATCGTTGTCGATGGACAACGTGTTCGTCATGGCGATGATTCTCGGTTTCTTCGGCATTCCTCGACGCTACCAGCACCGGGTATTGTTCTGGGGCATCCTCGGGGTCATCGTGTTGCGCGCGATCATGATCGGCCTGGGTACGGCACTGGTGCAGCGGTTCGACTGGGTTCTCTATGTCTTCGGCGCCTTTCTCCTGCTGACCGGGATAAAGATGTTGTTCAGCCGCGAAGTAGAGCACCCGGACCTGGCGCAAAACCCCGTGCTGAAATTCTTGCGCCGGCACATCCGGGTCACCGATGAACTGCATGGCGGGCGCTTTCTCGTGCGCCTGCGTGACCCGGCCAGCGGCCAGCTGCTACGCTACGCCACCCCGCTGCTGCTGGCACTGGTGCTGATCGAACTGGCTGACCTGGTATTCGCGGTGGACAGCGTGCCTGCGGTATTCGCCATCACCCAGGACCCGTTTATCGTCTACACCTCGAACATCTTCGCGATCCTTGGCTTGCGCGCCCTGTACTTCGCCCTGGCCGCGCTGATGCACCGCTTTATCTACCTGAAATACGCGTTGGCGTTAGTGCTGATCTTTATCGGCGGGAAGATTTTCCTGCACGGCTTTATCGGTAAGATTCCAGCATTGGTGTCGCTTAGCGTAACCTTTGGTTTACTGGCGGGCGGCGTGATGTTGTCGTTGCTGAAAACCCGCAATCACCCTGCAAAGGATCGGCCAACCCATTGA
- a CDS encoding alanine/glycine:cation symporter family protein, translating to METLNSLVNQLNGLVWGPPMLVMILGTGLFLMLRLKFMPLSKVGAGFKLMWQGRKKGDSESGEITPFQALMTCLAATVGTGNIAGVATAIFLGGPGALFWMWCTALVGMATKYAEVVLAVHYREKDERGEHVGGPMYAIKNGLGKKWLWLGTAFAIFGGFAGFGIGNMVQVNSMAAALEATFAVPLWLTGLVTMFFVGLVILGGIKRIGKVAATLVPFMCVAYVIAAIVVLVVNSAQIPAAFEMIFTYAFTPVAATGGFAGAAVMAAIRFGVARGIFSNEAGLGTAGIAQAAGTTNSSVRSGMIGMLGTFIDTIVICTLTGLAIICSGVWTSGLSGAALSAAAFESAMPGVGGYILTVALVVFAFTTILGWSYFGEKCWEYMVGTKAILPFRILWVLAVPFGAVAHLDFAWLVADTLNGLMAIPNLLSLLLLSPVVVKLTREHFAREASVGGIASQQR from the coding sequence ATGGAAACCCTCAACAGTTTGGTCAATCAACTCAATGGTCTTGTCTGGGGCCCGCCGATGCTGGTGATGATCCTCGGCACCGGCCTGTTCCTGATGCTGCGCCTGAAATTCATGCCGCTGAGCAAGGTCGGCGCCGGTTTCAAATTGATGTGGCAAGGCCGCAAGAAAGGCGATAGCGAAAGCGGCGAAATCACCCCGTTCCAGGCACTGATGACCTGCCTGGCGGCGACGGTCGGTACCGGTAATATCGCCGGCGTAGCCACTGCAATCTTCCTCGGTGGCCCCGGCGCGCTGTTCTGGATGTGGTGTACCGCGTTGGTTGGCATGGCCACCAAGTACGCCGAAGTCGTACTGGCAGTGCATTACCGCGAGAAAGACGAACGCGGCGAGCACGTTGGCGGGCCGATGTATGCGATCAAAAATGGCCTGGGCAAGAAGTGGCTGTGGCTGGGTACTGCGTTCGCCATCTTCGGCGGCTTCGCAGGCTTCGGCATCGGCAACATGGTGCAGGTCAACAGCATGGCCGCGGCCCTCGAGGCGACATTCGCCGTGCCGTTGTGGCTGACCGGTCTGGTCACCATGTTCTTCGTCGGCCTGGTCATCCTCGGTGGTATCAAGCGTATCGGTAAGGTCGCCGCAACCCTGGTTCCCTTCATGTGCGTGGCCTATGTCATCGCCGCCATTGTGGTGCTGGTGGTTAACTCCGCACAGATCCCGGCTGCGTTCGAGATGATCTTCACCTACGCCTTCACCCCGGTTGCAGCGACTGGCGGTTTCGCCGGTGCGGCGGTCATGGCGGCAATCCGCTTCGGTGTGGCGCGCGGTATCTTCTCCAACGAAGCGGGCCTCGGCACTGCCGGTATCGCTCAGGCGGCCGGTACCACCAACAGTTCGGTGCGCTCGGGCATGATCGGCATGCTCGGTACCTTTATCGACACTATCGTCATCTGCACCTTGACCGGCCTGGCGATCATCTGCTCCGGCGTCTGGACCAGTGGTCTAAGCGGTGCGGCACTCTCGGCCGCAGCCTTCGAATCGGCCATGCCGGGTGTCGGTGGTTATATTCTGACCGTTGCCCTGGTGGTGTTCGCCTTCACCACCATCCTCGGCTGGAGCTACTTCGGCGAGAAATGCTGGGAATACATGGTCGGCACCAAGGCCATCCTGCCGTTCCGCATTCTCTGGGTCCTGGCTGTGCCGTTCGGCGCGGTGGCCCACCTGGACTTCGCCTGGTTGGTCGCAGACACCCTCAACGGTCTGATGGCAATCCCCAACCTGTTGTCCCTGCTGCTGCTCAGCCCGGTGGTGGTCAAGCTGACCCGCGAGCACTTTGCCCGTGAGGCTAGCGTGGGTGGCATCGCAAGCCAGCAGCGCTAG